The Populus alba chromosome 4, ASM523922v2, whole genome shotgun sequence genome contains a region encoding:
- the LOC118050760 gene encoding uncharacterized protein encodes MDLESVKRYLETGGYEEDKNASTIEKMPLRFFERFIMQGLHIDLIEPGRVVCSMKVPPRLLNGGNFLHGGATATLVDLVGSAAIFTVGAPATGVSVEINVSYLDAAFADEEIEIEARVLRVGKAVGVVSVELKKKKTGKIIAQGRHTKYLAVPSKL; translated from the exons atggatttGGAATCAGTGAAGAGATACTTAGAGACAGGAGGATATGAAGAAGACAAGAATGCATCAACCATTGAAAAAATGCCTCTCAGATTCTTTGAAAGATTTATAATGCAAGGCCTTCATATTGATCTCATTGAACCTGGGCGTGTTGTTTGCTCCATGAAAGTCCCTCCTCGTCTTCTG AATGGTGGCAATTTCTTGCACGGTGGGGCTACAGCCACGTTGGTCGACTTGGTAGGATCTGCTGCAATATTCACGGTTGGAGCTCCAGCAACTGGAGTTTCTGTAGAAATCAATGTTTCATACTTGGATGCTGCTTTTGCTGAT GAAGAAATCGAGATTGAAGCTAGGGTTCTTCGTGTGGGTAAAGCTGTTGGAGTTGTCAGTGTCgagttgaagaagaaaaagactgGGAAAATTATTGCTCAAGGGCGTCATACTAAGTACCTAGCTGTCCCTAGTAAACTGTAA